The Bdellovibrionales bacterium genome segment TCCCATTGCATGCATCATATAGACTAAATCTTCGGTCGCCAAATTTCCAGAGGCTCCTTTGGCATATGGACAGCCTCCCAAGCCTCCCACGCTCGAATCAAAGGATCGAATCCCCAACTCATAACTCTTGGCTACATTGGCAAGCGCCGTACCTCGTGTATCGTGAAAATGCATGGCCAGCCGCCGAGCCGGGATTTTCTTTAAAATTTTCTTTAATAGAATCTCCACCTGTCGGGGGGATGCCACTCCAATCGTATCTCCAATTGAAACCTCATAAACGCCTAGCTCTAAGAGGGCAGTTGCCAGTTTAACAACGTATCCTGGATCGACATACCCATCGTAAGGGCAACCAAAAGCCGTGCTGAGATACCCTCTGACTTTTATTTTTCGAGTTTTAGCTTCTTTTATAACCTGTCGAAAACGATCAAAGCTCTCTGCTATGCTGCAGTTGATGTTTTTTTTTGAAAAGCCTTCGCTGCAGGATCCAAATATTGCGATGTCACGCAACTCCGTCCGCACCGCATCCTCCATCCCACGAAAATTGGGCACGAGGGCCGAAATGCGAATTTTCTTTCCTAATTCACCGCATCTCTGTGACTCGAAAAGCTCTGTGATCAACTCCCCACTTTCTTGCATCTGGGGCACCCACTTAGAAGAAACAAAAGCGCCAACCTCAATTATTTTAAGTCCAGCCCGACCTAATCTCAGGACAAGTTCCTTGCGAACCTTTAAACTCAAGCGTTGGGCTTCATTCTGAAGTCCATCACGAGGTCCTACCTCAATGATACGAATTGAATTTGCCATTTTCTATTGTCCCTCGCCGACTTTTCCCACTGAAATCAATGTGATTCCGAGGGCCACTTGATCTCCAATTTTACAATTTATTTGATCAATCAGACCTTCCTGTCTAGCTTCCAAAGTGTATTCCATTTTCATCGCTTCCATCATTACCACAGGCTGACCAGAATTCACTTTGTCGCCAACTTTCACTAGGATCTTGATAATCTTGCCCGGCATCGGAGACACCACATCGGAATGAGAAATTGCACCACGTCCACCGCCCCTTGCTTTCACCGGAGGAGAATATTGATATGTTTCTCCTTCATAGTGATACCATATTTGCTGGCCCAACCGCTCGCCCCAAACTTGCACCTGCCGACCTTCAATCGAAACTG includes the following:
- a CDS encoding hydroxymethylglutaryl-CoA lyase, coding for MANSIRIIEVGPRDGLQNEAQRLSLKVRKELVLRLGRAGLKIIEVGAFVSSKWVPQMQESGELITELFESQRCGELGKKIRISALVPNFRGMEDAVRTELRDIAIFGSCSEGFSKKNINCSIAESFDRFRQVIKEAKTRKIKVRGYLSTAFGCPYDGYVDPGYVVKLATALLELGVYEVSIGDTIGVASPRQVEILLKKILKKIPARRLAMHFHDTRGTALANVAKSYELGIRSFDSSVGGLGGCPYAKGASGNLATEDLVYMMHAMGVRTDVDLEGLIETKRWIEPIIGRRLLSHVGQAGLPLPGTIR